The sequence below is a genomic window from Bos javanicus breed banteng chromosome 5, ARS-OSU_banteng_1.0, whole genome shotgun sequence.
GGCTGCCTGGCATGGACCTGACCGTCCCAGCAGGACAAGGGTGCTGTGTGGCTGTATGGTAGGAGGGGGTCCTCAAAGGGGCAAAAAGGCCAGGAGATCCAAGACGTACGAACAGAGGCCTGGGAAGGGCTTCCGAGGAGCTCCGGGTCAGCCCGGGCCCTGGCCTAGACATGGATGGGCACGCTGGCCACTCAAAGCGCCAGGAGAGACCCAGTACCTGGATCTGCCCTCTGACCTCCTGCTGCGTTCCCCGCTGAACCtgcatcccagggatgggagggcCCGGGACCCTGAGCCCGGCCACCCACACAGCTGACCCAGGGCCCCCACTCACGCTTCCACTCGTCCAGCGTGCGGTCCATGTCGTCAAAGGACTCATCATACTTCTCGGCCTGGGGATCGTCCTCCGTGTCGTGCAGCGACTCAAAGTAGGGGTGGGCCAGCGCCTCGGCCGCCGTCACCCGCCGCTCTGCATCCAGCACCAGCATTTTCTCCAGGAGGCTCACGGCTGCGGGGAGGGCAGGTCAGGCCAGCCAAGGGCAGCGTCCCAGGCCCAGGACCCACGCCCACCCCAGTGCCACCTACCCAGGGGGCTCGCGTTGGTCAGGACGGAGGCAAAATCCTTCTTCTCCAGCTCAGGGAGGCCCTTCATGTAGTTCTTGGCCTGCGCGGGAGCAGAGCGTGAGGGGCTAGTCCcaggcccgtccccagcccctaCCCAGCTCCCGACTGACCTCATCACTTTGCAGCCTCTGCACAAACTCCGCGGGAGGCGTCCCCGTCACTTTCATGATCTCCTTCAGCTGGTCCAGGTCTTGGCCAAGGTCAGGAACACAGAGTGGGCCAGAGATGGGGCTCACCCACCCACCTGGTCCAGGCAGGTGTCCCCCCAGGTGCAGGGTAAGCCCCCCCAAACCCAGCCCCAGGTTCAGGGTAGGCCCCAGTCCGGCCCTCGGTGTAGGATACGGTCGTTGCCTTTGAAGAGTGTCTTCCCCGTGATCATCTCGGCCATGATGCAGCCCACGGACCAGATGTCCACTGAGACAGAAGCCCCTGCGTCAGGGCTCCgcgggctggggaggggggcacaCACAGACGGGAGGGGGCGGTGGAGGGGTCGTGGGCACCGGACCCATCTGGCCTGCCGCCCCCCACCCAGTGCCCCACCCAGCTCCAAGCCTCCCCACGGAGCAGCCGCCACAGACCCCCGGAGAGCAGGGAGCGGGTGGGCAGCTCCTCACCCGTCTGCGTGTAGTGCATCCAGTTCAAGATGACCTCGGGCGCGCGGTACCACCGGGTCACCACGTAGCCGGTCATCTCGCTGTCTGCCTGCCGGGCCAGGCCAAAGTCCAGGATCTACAGCCAGAGtcagagggggtggggggcaaagcGGTCCCTGGGGAGTGGGCGGGCCGACTGTGGTCCAGAAGATCCCAAGGGGCCCGGGCACACCGGGTCCTCGGGCCAACCCTCTGGGGCTGAGGTCTCGGCCACGTGCCCCTAACCCTGCCTGCAGGGCCCCCCGTCACAGCCCGGGCCCCCAGCCCAATGGGCCGCACCTGCCCCCAACCCTCAGAAACAGGCCCCCGGGGGTCTCCTCCCCTGTGCTCCGCCCCTGCGGACACCCCGGCCAGTGCCTCTGTGCAGACCCCCTCCGCCCCCCTTCTCCTCAAGCGGGTATGGGCACGTGCCCCGGGCCACCCCACTGAGTGCCGCCCTAGGACCCCAGCCATGACCCAGAAGGCTGGGGTCTGGTCTGTCCGCGTGGGCCTGGGCCAGCCCACCTCCGGGCCTGAAAGCAGGGGCCCAGCAGGCGGATGGGCAGGTGCGGGGGGCCCCAAGCGCCCGGCCCCACACACCTTCAGCTCACAGTCCTCGTTCACAGCCAGGTTGCTAGGCTTCAGGTCCTGGGGACAGAGGCAGGTGTCAGCGCAGTGCCATCCAGCAGAGCCAAGGCCCAAGCAGCGCCTGAACGTGGGGGCACGGCTGGCCTCCCTGCAGCCCTTCCAGGAAGGGTGGAGTACCCGCCCCAGGCTGTGTGCAGACGGGGTACCCCCTCAGGGGTGGGACCGGCGGCTCCACAGCCAGGAGAGCCGCCCCTCCGGGGCCAGGACTCACCCTGTGGATGACGCCGGCAGCGTGGATGTACTGTGGGGACAGAGAGCGGTCAGCGGCCGTTGGCTCAGGAGCCCGCGCTCCGGCTGGCGTGgggcccctcccagcccagcGGCCCCGTGTCCCACCTTCAGCCCCTTGAGCGTCTGGTAGACGAGGAACTGCACCCGGTCCTCGCTCAGCTTCTCGTGCTTCATGAGCTTTCCCAGGTCGGTGCCCATGAACGGCATCACCAGGTAGCTGTGGCGCACGACGGGCACAGACGTTCAGGGCCGCACGGGGCCCTGTCACCCTGCGGCACGCAGTCCCCGCCGCCCACGGCGCTGCCCCGGGCCCCACCCTGCGGGCCCCGCGATGCCAGGCAGGTGAGGACTGTGTTTTGGTGTTTCTGAAGGGTGACCAGGGAGACTGAGGGTCGAGGAAGGGAGGGGGCACAAAAAAGGAGAGTGGTGCCCCTGGACAGGGGCGAACACAGGGCATCCACGTCGGGGGGCAAGCTGGACAGGATGGGGAGACGGGGTGACACCCCGAGCACCCCACCAGGAAGCCAGGCCAGTCTGTATGCGTCCTTGACCTCCGCGAGGCTGGGCGGCGAGGAGCCCGTCTCCTCGGCTCTTGCCTGGCCGGGCCCCGGGCTCCTAGCCGAGGGGAGCGTGAGTCCAGGGGTAGCCACCTGGGCAGTCACGCGGCAGGCACCACAGAACAGTCAGCACTGGGCCCCCtgcgcccctcccctcccgccGGCAAAGGTCAGCAGCTCCAGTTACAGGCACAGCCCAGGGCCCGCGTCCTGGAGCACGGGACCCGCTGACAGCCCTTGGGGCCAAGACTCACACCTCTGACACTGGAGGAGGAGGCCCAGGTCCACCCCGCGGCATCAGGGGCATGTGGCAGACCCCTGGCCAGGCTGCGAAGCGAGGCTCGCCTTAAGGGGCCCCCCGCCAACCCCAAACCTGAAGTTGACACCCAGGAGCCACCCAACACCAGCTCCCTACCCGGCCAACCCCAAGCTGGCACTCACAAGTCCGTGAAGTCATCCAGCGTCTCATCGGGCGTGAACACGTCCAGCAGCCCAATCACCTGGGGAGGAGGCCAAGTGCCGGGTGGGCGGGGGCTCAGGCACCCAGTGCAGGAGAGCCCCCTGCAGCTGCCCACGGGCCCGGCTCTGCCCACTGGCAGCTCTACCTTGCTCTGGCACACATGCCCACAGACAAAGGCTATTTCTGGATGGAGACCGCAAGCACcctctgggggaggggcagcctcAAGTCTGGGGCAGCCCCCAGCCATCCAAGGAGCTCAGCCCTTGGCCTGTCCTCCCCCCGCTTCCTGTCCCTACTGAAGACCCAGGACCAGCGTGGGGGCAGCCAGAGCCTAGCAGGGACCATGCCTCTGCCAGATGGGTCCAGGCAGCAGCACTAGGGCCAAACCCACAGCCCTGCAGGCCTCGCTTGGGGGGTGACACAGGGCACACGGGCAGTGCGACAGCTGGCACCCGGGCCTCCAGGGACCCCACGAAGCCTGCACATCCAAGCTACTGGAGGGACGGGTAGGCGAGCTGGCAGGGGGCAGACCTGGCAGAGGCCACACGAGTGGTGGCCGAAGCAGGAGACAGAGGGCTCGGAGCACTTGAGGAACAAGGGAGAGAGGCCAGGTGGCCAAGAACCAGGCTAGGGAGCCGCCAAGGAGAAGCCGAGGAAACCGAGCGGGCCCGTGACACCAGGTGAGGGCTGCCCTGATCCTAGGAGCTGCCGCGGGGGGTTAGGCGGGCACGCTGCTGGGTGCGGCCCCGGCCACGGTGCGGGGACAAAGTGGACATGAGGCGGAGGGACACCTCGGTAACCGCCGCAGCCTCCAGGGCCAGACACGGGTGAGGAGGCGGGGACACCCAGAGGGGCCAGAGGCAGAAGCATCAGGAGGTGGTTTCAGCAAGGATCCTGGAGGTTCGGGGGAGGCGTGTCAGACTGATGGAAACTTCCAGGCTTCTGCCTTGCACAGGGAGGCCGgtgctgggggtgaggggctggggtAAATGGGCGGAAGTGGGCACAGAACAGGCAGGACTGGGGCACGCCTTAGCCTCTCGGAGACTGTTTCTTCCCAGGAACACGGGGTCATGAAAGGCAGAGCCTCCCAGCTAAGGGGGGCAGCTGCTGTGGGTCAGGAGGTCTGGGGGAAGGCAGAGAGCAGCGGCAGTGGGGAGGCCCGAGCAAGGGCCTGGAGGCCACGGAGCAGGAGCCCAGGGAGAGCGCGGACAGGCCGGGGCGAGTCAGGGAGCACggattgggagggaggggacCGCAGGAAGGCAGAGGGGTCGGTCCTCATGGGGACGAGTCCTGCACGTGAGCAGGTGTGGCCTGCAGGTAGCAAACCGGCGCTTGGCAGGTGTCCTCTACGAAGGAGATTCCACCCGGGAATAAGAGGACAGGACCCACCCGAGGCGCTGAGTGCGTGGGCCCTGGAGCTGAGGGGAGTTTCCTGGTGGACATGGGGACCAGAAGGTGCCAGCCCGCCATGACTGGCCAGGGTCTGGGCACCCAGATCACCGTCAGACTGGGCAGGAGTGGCTTGCGGGTGGGGAAGCAGGCAGCTCTCAGGGTCACAGGAGGAACTGCatggaggaagaagggaagggccCTCTTCGGCCCGCACTGTGCAGGGAGAGGCTTGGGGCAGCCTCGTGGGGTCTCCTGTGGGCAGGTCTGGAGACAGAAGAGACCCCTCCCTGGTGGTGGCCAGCCCTTCCTCACGCTGTGGGGGTGGGCGTCACAGGAAGGGTCTGCGTGCCTGCGGGTGCCCAGCGCCCTCCACACACGGCTCACTGAACCCCTTCACCGTCAGAGACGCGGGGGCTCTGAGGGAGCTGACAACTCCGATTCTGCCTTCCTCCGCGCAGCCCCAGGGCTGGGACTCAGGAGGCAGAGTGGGGcaaggagaggggctggagaagcAGGGAGGGGGCAGCCGGCCAGCGCGAGGAGGGGGGCCTTCCAGGAAaacccctcctccccactgaGGTCCCCGGGGCTCAAGTCAAGGTTTGGAGCGAGTAGGGCAGGAGCCCCGCGGCCTGGGCCATCCGCGAGCAGGCCCCCGGCCGAAGAGCCAGAGGCGGCGGCCGCGGGACTGGCCCAGGCGGAGCGGTCGAGAAACGGGGAAGCAGCCCTCTCGACCCCGCGGCCTCCGCCCCGCCACCCCGAGGAGCAGCCCAGGGGTCTCCGGGGCGGGGTCTGGGGCCGGCGGGGGGTAAGCGGAGCGCGGCGGCCGCGGGTCCGGGCGGCGCGACTCACGTTCTCGTGGCGCATGTGCTTCAGGAGGCGCAGCTCCCGGTAGGCGCGCTTGGCGAACAGCTCGGACTGAAAGGGCCGGTACAGCTTCTTGATGGCCACCTTGGCGCCCGTGCGGCTGTCCACCGCCGAGCTGCGGGACGCACAGCTCAGCGAGGGGCCGGGACACCTCACCCCCGACCGCCCCGCCCGGCCTGCGCTCACCACACGGCGCCGTAGGCGCCCGAGCCCACGGGCTGCAGATCCTGGTACACGACGCGCACCTCCCAGGCCGTCTTGGTCACCTCCTGGCGATAAAAGCCCTTGCGGGCGGACGACGGAGAGCTCATGGCTGGCCGCGCACCGCCCCCGCCGCGGACACCGTGCCTCGAGGGCCGGAGACCCGGAATTCACGGGGGAACCGGCGCGCAccccgggccgccgccgccgccgccgccggggaaCCCGGCTCCCGGCTGTCCCGTCCGGAGCTCCGACCCCGGCCCGGCCTGGGCCGCCCGCGGCCCCTCCCCTGCGGGATGACCAACCGGCCCCGGGCCCCGGGCGCACGTgacgcccccgcccccccgcgcCGCTGCCCTGCGGCCCCTCCGGAAACCTGAGGCGGCGCCGCACGGGAGGCcggaggcgggggaggggagcaCCGCCGCTCAGGACAAACCCGGGCCCGGAGCCGACGCGGCTCCCGGACCGGCCTGCCTCCGCGCTCCGCCCTCGGGCTGGACTCCCCGGCCCAAGCGCACGGTGTCTCCGCGGGAAGTCCGTGAGGCTCGCGTCTCCTCCTTCCCGCCGCGCCCCGGGGCGCTGGCTCATCCTGGCCGCCTGAGCTTGTCAGCTTCTACCCCCAGCCCCAAATCACCGTCCAGCTGTCCTGCCAACTTCCTCCCCGCACCAGAGAACTCCCACCCTGAGGCACCTGACCAGAGCACTGTAGCCCCAACTGCCCACCCCAGGATGCCCCTTCACCCTGCGctgaccctcccacccccagctgcgTTCCCACCCGTCTTGCCTCTATCCCCCTTTCCCAAGAAGCTGATTCCCTCTCCCAAACTCAGGGTGCCTACCACGCTGGAGCAGAGAGGGTGGTCCTGCAGGCTCCCCACCTGGGGGGGGGGAGACTGCCCAGAGATGTGCAAGCCGCCCTGCGGGTCCTGGCCCGTCCAGCCCAGGCCCCAGGTTTACTCTTCAAAACACAGCCAGCGCGGCTCACTCGCCCCAGGAAGGTACGTCTGACCCCCAAGGCGAAGGGGCGCCCACTTACCTTTAGATGGGGGGGCATCATCATTTCATGCGTCAGAGCCCcctccatgccctcccccagcccagtgaCCCAGGCCTGAGACACAGCAGGGTAACAAGATCCCTGGGGGCCCCCCCCTCCCCGGCCACCTTCCGCGCCCTGCGCCATGGATCAGCAACCCTGCAGCTCGCCGGCCGGAGCAGCTTTACACCTGCTCCATCGTGGCGAGCCAGCAGGCTGGTCCGCGGCCACAGCCTGGGGTCCCTGGAGCCACAGTCACGTTTGCCCGTGCCCCTCATGCCCTGTGGTACGCCAcctgcttcctccaggaagcccccagCTGGCCCCCTGACTGCGGGCATTGAGGTGCGGGGTCCAGGAGGGTTCTGCtgctcccgccccgcccccaggacTCAGCCCAGCCTGGTCTCCGGGGGTCCTCCGGGACCTGAGGCCAAGCAGCCACACTGACCAGGTCTCTCTGCAGGCCCAGCTCCCAGATGATCCCCACAGCCCTCCCAAGGCCCGGGGCAAAGACACGGAATGTCCCCAGACTAGGGACACCCTGCCCGGTCCCCAGTAGGGCCTGGGCCTTCCCAGCCTGAGCTGCAGGGAGCAGCAGGGGCTGATCGTTCAGTGGGCAGCCCTCCTTCacctggaaagaaaggaaagtttcTCCCTGGCCCTGGGGAAGGCAGGCCTTTGTTCCCCCACCCTGCATGCTCCCTGACCAGAGTGAGGGGCAGGTCTGGGTCTGGACCAGACACTGCCCAGTGAACCTCTGAGGGTAGCGGGTTGATTGTGGGTGGACATCCTGTTCTGTCCACCTCAGATCCCGCTGGAGGGCCAGCGGGACATGGCCCTGCTCTACAGGCAGAAGGGGCAGCAGGAACTGGAGCCTGAGACACGAGCCTCATGGGGGGCAGGACCCCCTTTATTGCAAAACCACTGTGCAGGCACTTGACACTCAGACCTCCCTGGTCCTGCAGGGTGAGAGGTCGCCACCtggcagggaagccccttgacgGCGGGCCCACACCCCCAACACATCTGGAGCAGGGGCCTGTCCCAGAGGTCGCTGGGTCCCCTCCACTCTGGAAGGACAGAGGACAAGGGCGGACGCACAGACTAGGGCACCCCAGGTCCCAGCAGCAGGACCAGAGGGCGGGCAGGGGTAGGGCGGGCACAGGTTTCTCCATCCACTCGGGGCCAGGATCCACGTCCACGCTGATGGGCGCCTCGAGGCCGGAGCCCCCCAGGCCTGCCAGCCCACAGGCGGGCCCGGACCCCCGTGCCTCAGGAGCCTGCTGCAGCTCCCACGTCCAAGGGGAGAGGGGATTTGCTCACAGGGGTGCCTGTGGCCACCTGAGCCCCTTGCATGCCGCCCAGCAGGCTCTTAGCAAAGCCTTGCGCCCCACCCACCTCGAGGACTGAAGGCAGGGGAGGCAAGAGTACAGTCATCCCCCACTTGGGCCTGCAGCTGGTCACACCGCAGCTCTCAGGGGCCCTCAGACACACGCGCCTCAGTTTGCCCTGACATGTGGATTCCAGGACACACGCACCGCATACAGCACGGCGGACACGTGGCTCCAGGCAGCCGCCCCACTCCACCCCCCTACAGAAGACCCTTTGAGCCTCAGCACTTTTGAAGGGAACCCCTCACTTCCAGACGGAGCAGCTCTGACCATCAGGACTCTTCCTTTGTCTCAGGGAGGCTCCAGCCCCAATGTActtacccccacccccccagagcCAGCCCTCTGGGATCCAGGtctgggaacacacacacactgcccagGGAGAGCTCTTCTGGCACCCAGGTCCCCCCAGGGAGGCCCTAAAGGGGACCtcgggagggggcaggaggacaaggacgTGCAGGACGCTGTGCCTGGGCTCCCACACCGCGGCTCACGCCCGTGCAGGCATCCACACACGAGCAGGTTCCCCAGAAGGCGCAGCGTGAGGACGGGGGTCCCAGGCCGGGGCTGGGTGCCACTGGCTGTAGTGGTGTCAAGGCAAGCGCCCCCCATGGGGGCCTGGCAGGCCGGGGCTGGCGGCAGGTGGGCTCAGGCCCCCGCTTGAGTCCCAGCGGGGCAGCTGGCGGCGGCATTCCATCACTGCTCAACGTCCAGGCTGCCCAGCGGCTGCGGGGGCTCTGGGGGCTTGAAGCTGAGGACTTCCTGGTAGGTGAGCTCTGTGCAGGGAGGGGGAGGCGTGCGCTCAGGCCCCCAGCGGCCCACGCCCCCCCACCCTCTGGGAGCAGCCCCCCTTCCTGGGCCCACCCTGTGCGGCCCCCAGGTTTCTGGTGGACTCACCCAGGCCGAGCTCTAgctgcccctgcccaccccagtgTTGGGGGGGGTAGATGTCCCCACACCCAGACCCTCTCGGAGGAACAGGAGCCCCCGCTGAGAATGGCCAAGGCCAGCCTCGGGGACGCGGCCCCACCCTTCCACTCCTCCACCGTGCGCTCCTTGGCCTCCATGCCTCGGGGACGCGGCCCCACCCTTCCACTCCTCCCCCGTGCGCTCCTCGGCCTCCACGCCCCACCCTTCCACTCCTCCACCGTGCGCTCCTCGGCCTCCACACTCTCGTCGTAGGGCTCCGCCTCGGGCTCATCGTCCGGGTCGTGGTACTGGCTGAAGTAGGCGTGTGCCAGGGCCTCTGCCGCGCTGACCCTCTGGTCACTGTCCAGCACCAGCATCCTGCCCAGGAGGTCCACAGCTGGAGGGGCGGGGGTGCCAAGTCAGCTCCACCCCTGGGGCCGAGCATGGAGCCCCACCCAAGCCCCCGGCCCATCCTCACCCAGGGGGTTGGCTCCGCGGAAGATGCTCCTGAGGTCCTTCTGGGGCATGGGGGGCAGGGACTGGATGTAGGTCCGGGCCTAGGTGCCCACAGAAGGGTCTGAGGGGCTGTTCAGGgcctccccgcccccggccctAAGCCAGGCAGGGGCTTGATGGGAGAGGCCCCCAGCCTTCCTCTCCAACAGGACTGGCCAAGGGCATGCGTGGAACAAAGACCTCCCACCTCGGATCTGGGGGCTCCAGCACCTCGCCTGGCCCCACAGGCCGGCAGGCCCAGGTGTGGTGCCACTCCACGGTCCGTAGCCAGGACACTGCAGGTGCCCAGGCTTCACCCGCCCTGTCCCTCACGCCAGGAGTGTCTCCCCAGGTCTCCCTGAAGGGGGCCGGGCCCGCCTTCGTGTCTGTTCCACTGTGACCCATGCTCCCCCCATAGGGCCCTGTCTAGTCCCACAGCCCCTCTTCCACCAGGTCAGCAGAGGGGCTGGTGACCAACGACTCACATGTTCCGAGGATATCTTTGCTAGAACCTCAGGACTGGGTGTGCCCACCACCTCCATGATACGCTTCAGCTGGTCGATGTCTGCCTGGCTCAGGAAAGGTCCAACAGCCAGGCATGGACTCTCCTGGGATCCCAGACCCCAGACCTTGGGTCACTGCCCAGACCCTGCTCTCCTGCCACTGGGGACAGTGAGCTCAAGGTGGCATGGTGTGGGGCAGAGGAGGCAAGGGCCAGAGCCCACCTCCCTCGACCCCCACCCTGCAATAGGAGGCCCAACCCTCCTCCCCAAC
It includes:
- the MAPK12 gene encoding mitogen-activated protein kinase 12 isoform X2 codes for the protein MSSPSSARKGFYRQEVTKTAWEVRVVYQDLQPVGSGAYGAVCSAVDSRTGAKVAIKKLYRPFQSELFAKRAYRELRLLKHMRHENVIGLLDVFTPDETLDDFTDFYLVMPFMGTDLGKLMKHEKLSEDRVQFLVYQTLKGLKYIHAAGVIHRDLKPSNLAVNEDCELKILDFGLARQADSEMTGYVVTRWYRAPEVILNWMHYTQTVDIWSVGCIMAEMITGKTLFKGNDHLDQLKEIMKVTGTPPAEFVQRLQSDEAKNYMKGLPELEKKDFASVLTNASPLAVSLLEKMLVLDAERRVTAAEALAHPYFESLHDTEDDPQAEKYDESFDDMDRTLDEWKRVTYKEVLSFKPPRQLGAKVSKETAL
- the MAPK12 gene encoding mitogen-activated protein kinase 12 isoform X1; this translates as MSSPSSARKGFYRQEVTKTAWEVRVVYQDLQPVGSGAYGAVCSAVDSRTGAKVAIKKLYRPFQSELFAKRAYRELRLLKHMRHENVIGLLDVFTPDETLDDFTDFYLVMPFMGTDLGKLMKHEKLSEDRVQFLVYQTLKGLKYIHAAGVIHRDLKPSNLAVNEDCELKILDFGLARQADSEMTGYVVTRWYRAPEVILNWMHYTQTVDIWSVGCIMAEMITGKTLFKGNDHLDQLKEIMKVTGTPPAEFVQRLQSDEAKNYMKGLPELEKKDFASVLTNASPLAVSLLEKMLVLDAERRVTAAEALAHPYFESLHDTEDDPQAEKYDESFDDMDRTLDEWKREWGPWVSCVGGRAQGPGPSHPWDAGSAGNAAGGQRADPGTGSLLAL